One segment of Capsicum annuum cultivar UCD-10X-F1 unplaced genomic scaffold, UCD10Xv1.1 ctg24449, whole genome shotgun sequence DNA contains the following:
- the LOC124890772 gene encoding uncharacterized protein LOC124890772: MENSALALQSHSASITTFNGLNFLDWCEQIKFHLGVLDLDVALYSEKPTAITEASSDEEKSHYKHWDRSNRLGLMFMQMNIAGNIKTPLPKTESAKELLKLMEESSQTTDKSLYRTLMGTLTIMKFDGLRAMHEYVFEMTNIATTLKSLGMEVEQNFLI, encoded by the exons ATGGAGAATTCTG CACTTGCCCTTCAATCGCACTCTGCCTCTATTACGACTTTTAACGGACTTAACTTTTTAGATTGGTGCGAACAGATCAAATTCCATCTTGGggttttagatcttgatgttgCACTTTACTCTGAAAAGCCAACTGCTATTACTGAAGCTAGCAGTGATGAAGAAAAGTCCCATTATAAGCATTGGGATCGGTCTAACAGATTAGGCTTAATGTTCATGCAAATGAATATTGCAGGCAACATTAAGACTCCTCTTCCCAAAACTGAAAGTGCAAAAGAACTTCTGAAACTTATGGAGGAGTCTTCCCAAACTACTGATAAGTCTCTTTATAGGACActaatgggtactttgaccaTCATGAAGTTTGATGGTTTACGTGCTATGCATGAGTATGTCTTTGAAATGACAAACATAGCAACAACACTTAAGTCTTTAGGAATGGAAGTGGAACAGAATTTCCTTATATAG